One part of the Thermodesulfobacteriota bacterium genome encodes these proteins:
- a CDS encoding DNA adenine methylase translates to MNSPFAYIGGKSKLSETIIKMIPGHQAYCEVFAGAAWVFFRKELSKYEVINDLDSDLITFYRVLQNHLEEFLKQFKWLLASRQWFEDYKRQQEAGGLTDIQRAARYYYLQRMCFSGRVRNRTFGAAPLRRPRINLLRIEEELSEVHLRLTHVTIENLSWHDFLKRYDRQKTFFYLDPPYYLAPYYQHNLELEDYQQMAKILAGIKSKFILSINDHPRIRDTFKAFHIHPVTLKYTVAVAKCKVGKELLVTNFKTKNP, encoded by the coding sequence ATGAACAGTCCATTCGCTTATATCGGAGGAAAATCGAAACTGTCTGAAACAATTATTAAAATGATTCCCGGCCATCAGGCTTATTGTGAGGTTTTCGCCGGGGCGGCCTGGGTGTTTTTCAGGAAAGAACTTTCAAAATACGAAGTGATTAACGATCTGGACAGCGACCTGATCACCTTTTATCGGGTGCTCCAGAACCATCTTGAGGAATTTCTCAAACAGTTCAAATGGCTGCTTGCATCGAGACAATGGTTTGAAGATTATAAGCGCCAGCAGGAGGCCGGAGGCCTGACCGACATCCAGCGTGCCGCCCGGTACTATTATCTGCAGCGCATGTGCTTCAGCGGCAGGGTGCGTAATAGAACTTTCGGTGCCGCTCCGTTACGCAGGCCGAGAATCAACCTATTACGCATTGAGGAGGAGCTTTCCGAGGTTCATCTGCGTCTGACCCATGTCACTATTGAAAATCTTTCCTGGCATGACTTTCTGAAACGGTATGACCGGCAAAAGACCTTCTTTTACCTTGACCCTCCATATTACTTGGCACCCTATTACCAACATAACCTGGAGCTGGAGGATTACCAGCAGATGGCCAAGATCCTGGCCGGAATTAAATCAAAGTTTATCCTTAGTATCAACGATCATCCCCGCATCCGGGACACCTTCAAAGCCTTCCATATTCATCCTGTGACTCTGAAATATACGGTTGCAGTAGCCAAATGCAAGGTGGGAAAAGAGCTTCTTGTCACCAATTTCAAAACAAAAAATCCATGA
- a CDS encoding DNA-binding protein translates to MPKELTNSMIERQNILNNPYAVTEIQKAVDLRCILFEDRYWLNKEQIASFFEVTPRTIDNYLNKYENELRHNGYEVLQGIRLKKLKKAIVDQFGDEMNFITKTTTLGIFDFRAFLNIAMLLTESERARVLRQTILDIVIDTINQRTGGSSKYINQRDEDFIIAYFQEENYRKEFTNALRDYVDMGNFKYPMYTNKIYVSIFRENAQEYRKILKLHEKDKVRDTFYSEILDLVASYEYGFAKLLEATYAKWQRKLTSWDVDRLFKEFEKQPHWKPLVERARNKMASRDMAFRDALHLQLKEYIMPVQADEFERFLGEKSKELAERLEEAKDVFKRLKER, encoded by the coding sequence ATGCCAAAAGAACTTACAAACTCAATGATAGAACGCCAGAATATTCTGAACAACCCCTATGCAGTTACCGAAATTCAGAAAGCTGTAGACCTTCGATGCATCCTTTTTGAAGACCGCTATTGGTTAAATAAGGAGCAGATCGCTTCTTTTTTTGAAGTCACGCCGCGCACCATTGATAATTATCTCAACAAATATGAAAACGAATTACGTCATAACGGTTACGAAGTGCTGCAAGGTATCCGATTGAAAAAGTTGAAGAAAGCTATAGTTGATCAGTTTGGTGACGAAATGAATTTCATTACCAAAACAACGACTCTTGGTATATTTGATTTCAGGGCGTTTCTTAATATTGCGATGTTGCTGACAGAAAGCGAACGAGCCCGCGTGTTGCGGCAAACCATTCTGGATATCGTTATCGATACGATAAATCAGCGTACCGGCGGCAGCAGCAAATATATCAATCAGCGTGACGAAGATTTTATTATTGCCTATTTTCAGGAAGAAAATTACCGCAAAGAATTTACCAATGCGTTGCGCGATTATGTGGATATGGGTAATTTTAAATACCCGATGTACACCAATAAAATTTATGTCAGCATCTTTCGTGAAAATGCACAAGAATACCGCAAGATACTAAAGCTGCACGAAAAAGATAAAGTTCGCGATACCTTTTATTCCGAAATTCTTGATCTGGTGGCTTCCTACGAATACGGATTTGCCAAGCTGCTGGAAGCCACGTATGCAAAATGGCAGCGAAAGCTGACTTCGTGGGATGTGGATCGGCTTTTTAAGGAATTTGAGAAACAGCCGCACTGGAAACCCCTGGTCGAGAGAGCCAGAAACAAGATGGCAAGCCGTGATATGGCATTCAGAGATGCACTTCATTTGCAGCTAAAAGAATATATTATGCCTGTTCAGGCTGATGAATTTGAACGTTTTCTTGGGGAAAAAAGCAAGGAGTTAGCAGAACGCCTGGAAGAAGCCAAAGATGTTTTTAAACGGTTAAAGGAACGTTAA
- a CDS encoding putative phage tail protein, giving the protein MSQKHKNVLKQLFPVEIGENHDRDMTVEGGHLDRVQASAETLLENIFPDMALDLLYDWERFLGLSPGEDASTTARVAACLARLRETGGMSIPYFMQLAAAMGYTIKIVEPQPFMAGLGAAGDTIYDPDIVFCWRVDIQDVTVPVYYFRAGESGAGDPIMDFGVTNIESVFGDLKPAHVFVYFRYAYYEDFTVYFEQDINSHIIVTELKITFDSVDCNEDAWVRKNFGIDFFSGNFNHQLIVRATGHDDAGMAAVWAMSNTIDDLKGIQDASGDFLALIMLYDTGATAYKLRLCECDSGTLYNDEYTIAVDTEYYLAVHRDESVGSFGTLYCYIYSDTERTDLFTTLSIALHTSKKDFRYLFGVNSYNSTEAAKKLSGVVSYLKLTE; this is encoded by the coding sequence ATGTCTCAGAAACATAAAAATGTTTTAAAGCAGCTTTTTCCTGTCGAAATAGGGGAAAACCATGATCGGGACATGACCGTTGAAGGAGGTCATCTCGACCGGGTACAGGCGAGCGCTGAAACCCTGCTGGAAAATATTTTTCCGGACATGGCCCTTGATTTACTTTACGACTGGGAGCGGTTTTTAGGGCTGTCGCCGGGTGAAGATGCATCCACCACGGCCAGGGTGGCCGCCTGTCTGGCAAGGCTGAGGGAAACGGGGGGAATGTCGATCCCGTATTTTATGCAGCTTGCCGCTGCGATGGGTTACACTATTAAAATCGTGGAGCCGCAGCCGTTTATGGCAGGCCTCGGGGCGGCAGGAGACACCATATATGATCCTGATATCGTTTTTTGCTGGAGGGTCGACATTCAGGATGTCACCGTGCCGGTGTATTATTTTCGCGCCGGGGAAAGCGGGGCCGGAGATCCCATCATGGACTTCGGTGTCACCAACATCGAGAGTGTTTTCGGGGATCTGAAACCGGCTCACGTTTTTGTCTATTTCAGGTATGCATATTACGAGGATTTTACGGTATATTTTGAGCAGGATATTAATTCTCATATCATTGTTACGGAACTTAAAATCACCTTCGATAGCGTAGATTGCAACGAGGATGCCTGGGTGCGGAAAAACTTCGGTATCGATTTCTTTTCCGGCAACTTCAATCACCAACTAATCGTCAGGGCAACCGGTCATGACGATGCAGGCATGGCGGCGGTGTGGGCCATGTCCAATACAATCGATGATCTTAAGGGCATACAAGACGCCTCCGGTGATTTTTTGGCCCTGATCATGCTGTATGACACCGGAGCGACCGCTTATAAACTGCGGCTGTGCGAGTGCGACTCCGGCACGCTGTATAATGACGAATATACCATTGCGGTCGATACCGAATATTATCTGGCTGTTCACCGGGATGAATCGGTCGGCTCGTTCGGCACGTTGTACTGCTATATTTACAGCGATACCGAAAGGACGGATCTTTTTACCACCCTGTCGATTGCGCTGCACACGTCCAAAAAGGATTTCAGATATCTTTTCGGCGTAAACTCATACAACAGCACGGAGGCGGCGAAAAAGCTTTCCGGGGTCGTGTCCTATTTAAAACTAACGGAATAA
- a CDS encoding phage GP46 family protein, with the protein MDYKLTIEGIEADMTWEKADTILNNIWLSLMVPRGAFFQNPDFGSRLHLLQRAKNTESTADLAREYCLEALQWLKNAGRADRIDVYTQTDKSQDIKRLKLLVEAVQSDGRKVTFGTFLEVV; encoded by the coding sequence GTGGACTATAAATTAACCATAGAAGGCATCGAAGCCGACATGACTTGGGAAAAAGCCGATACCATCTTAAACAACATCTGGCTGAGCCTGATGGTACCCCGCGGAGCATTTTTCCAGAACCCGGATTTCGGTTCCAGGCTTCATCTGTTACAAAGAGCTAAAAATACGGAAAGCACCGCTGATCTTGCCCGTGAATACTGCCTGGAAGCGCTCCAGTGGCTCAAGAATGCAGGCAGAGCGGACAGGATAGATGTTTATACCCAAACGGACAAATCGCAGGATATAAAAAGGCTCAAGCTGTTGGTAGAAGCCGTGCAGTCCGATGGACGGAAGGTGACCTTCGGAACCTTCCTGGAGGTGGTATGA
- a CDS encoding baseplate J/gp47 family protein yields MSFQKDFDEIFNAILTDYQNQFPEADISQGSLIYIKSACMASALWGLYKYQDWIAKQIFPDTADTAQLEHHAWIRGLSRKTDETDAGLLARLLDYIKRPPAGGNQYDYVKWALEMDNVKAAYCLPLGQGPGTVDIIILANETITGSEIPSTHTSVSGTTTSVGENQLNDSAATFITDGVAPGDVVKNIDAETQTTVASVDSETKLTLASDIFDDTGINYEIVSLTTQTWEYIEDVRPVTASTIRVMAPAVIEQAVTMTVSGEDINTVIIKGDIESYVNGMLPGEDLALARLTAIAMGNDGVDDVSITVPAANVTATDYQIIRPGTVNVSET; encoded by the coding sequence ATGAGTTTTCAAAAAGATTTTGACGAAATATTCAATGCGATCCTGACCGATTATCAGAATCAGTTTCCTGAGGCGGATATATCCCAGGGATCGCTGATTTATATCAAATCGGCCTGTATGGCCTCGGCACTATGGGGCCTTTATAAATATCAGGACTGGATCGCCAAACAGATATTTCCCGATACCGCAGATACCGCTCAGCTGGAACACCACGCCTGGATACGCGGCCTGAGTCGTAAAACCGATGAAACCGATGCCGGGCTATTGGCCCGACTGCTCGACTATATCAAAAGGCCGCCTGCAGGCGGAAATCAGTATGATTATGTCAAATGGGCGCTGGAGATGGACAACGTCAAGGCGGCATACTGCCTGCCTCTGGGCCAGGGTCCGGGTACGGTGGATATCATTATCCTGGCCAACGAGACGATCACCGGCTCCGAAATACCCAGCACGCATACATCCGTCAGCGGGACCACCACCTCGGTCGGCGAAAACCAACTAAACGACTCGGCAGCGACCTTTATCACCGACGGAGTCGCGCCCGGGGATGTGGTGAAAAATATTGATGCCGAAACCCAAACTACTGTGGCCTCTGTGGACAGCGAAACCAAACTGACTTTGGCTTCCGACATCTTCGACGACACCGGGATAAATTATGAAATCGTCTCCCTCACAACGCAAACGTGGGAATATATCGAAGATGTCCGTCCGGTGACCGCCTCGACGATCCGCGTGATGGCTCCGGCTGTGATCGAACAGGCGGTGACCATGACCGTCAGCGGTGAGGATATCAATACGGTGATAATCAAAGGCGATATCGAGTCATATGTGAACGGCATGCTGCCCGGAGAGGATCTGGCCTTGGCCAGGCTGACCGCCATCGCAATGGGCAATGACGGCGTCGATGATGTGAGCATCACCGTACCGGCGGCAAACGTAACAGCCACCGATTACCAGATAATCAGACCTGGAACCGTTAATGTCTCAGAAACATAA
- a CDS encoding DUF1902 domain-containing protein — translation MEKFVNIHVKKLPERVYLATSDDVPGLVAQGRTVAEALEIARDVTRKLLEAKAERSGSDSIDLPLVGDSFNYPLIVNA, via the coding sequence ATGGAAAAGTTTGTTAATATTCACGTAAAAAAATTGCCGGAGAGAGTTTACCTGGCCACTTCAGATGATGTACCCGGATTGGTGGCCCAGGGACGTACAGTTGCAGAAGCATTAGAAATCGCTCGTGATGTAACCCGTAAGCTCTTGGAAGCAAAGGCAGAAAGGTCTGGATCTGATAGCATCGATTTACCTTTAGTCGGTGATTCGTTCAATTATCCGCTGATTGTGAATGCATAA
- a CDS encoding phage baseplate assembly protein, which yields MIDMIRTIVTSVTEGVIKRFSGTGRANETFTDREYFQHYGFTSRPLAGAEAIVLKKGNNIIVVASDDRRYRIALQDGEVAIYTNEGDSIHMKRGREIRVTTEKLIIDAATKCQINSAQVNLSGDLVGLKRLVDERLIDIFNTHTHPGDSGGTTGVPNQTLSTANSCTDKARGA from the coding sequence ATGATCGATATGATCCGAACCATAGTGACATCCGTGACCGAGGGCGTGATCAAGCGCTTTTCCGGTACCGGCAGGGCCAACGAGACCTTCACCGACCGGGAGTATTTTCAACACTACGGTTTCACCTCCAGGCCGCTGGCCGGGGCAGAGGCCATCGTACTGAAAAAGGGCAACAACATCATCGTGGTGGCGTCCGACGACCGCAGGTACAGGATTGCACTGCAGGACGGAGAGGTGGCGATTTACACGAACGAAGGGGATTCCATACACATGAAGCGTGGCCGGGAAATCCGTGTCACTACGGAAAAGCTTATTATAGACGCCGCCACAAAATGCCAGATCAACAGCGCACAGGTCAATCTGTCCGGGGATCTTGTCGGGTTAAAGCGCCTGGTGGATGAGCGGCTGATCGATATTTTCAACACCCACACCCACCCGGGAGACAGCGGCGGGACTACCGGAGTGCCCAACCAGACATTGAGTACGGCAAATTCCTGTACGGACAAAGCAAGGGGTGCTTAG
- a CDS encoding FAD-binding oxidoreductase, producing the protein MANDTRFCPKWTDAPPEPGTYRSIFKWGEPDKFKHPNQRLFEMIKEKFQMADSDFHEPKSQGEKKVDIDQPIKLSGQHINRFAAFVGKENVSSNDYSRVKYGSGKTAEEAMRLRSGITEDVADLVLHPRRKEDVQKIMTYSHQHKIPVHVYGGGSSVNFGFKPVKGGVMLVMNTHMNRVLEFNETNQTITVEPGMMGPDYENTLNHAPSLFNAKRKYTGGHFPQSFEHSSVGGWIVTLGSGQESSYYGDMYDIVISQEYVTPAGTFKTLDYPGTATGPKVNDIMKGSEGAYGILVGATCKIFRYMPDNRQRFAFIFPSWEKTADAAREISQAEFGMPAVFRISDPEETDVALKLYGVEGTVIDKVMRFRGFKPNRRCLFMGLAQGEKGFATNLKKKVKSICNSRGAMYITGYPVKKWEHGRYTDPYMREDLNDFGIMIDTLESAVTWDNLYNLYQGVRGFVKQRPHTLLMTHGSHFYPQGTNLYFIFIAKMDDLKEYKKFHTGIIEQIVKHGGSLSHHHGVGRMFAPWMQEHLGKVQMDVLRCLKKHFDPHHIMNPGGTLGLDL; encoded by the coding sequence ATGGCAAATGATACGCGCTTTTGTCCAAAATGGACCGATGCACCTCCTGAGCCGGGGACTTACCGGTCCATATTTAAATGGGGAGAGCCTGACAAATTCAAACACCCCAATCAAAGGCTTTTTGAAATGATAAAAGAGAAATTTCAAATGGCCGATTCGGATTTTCATGAACCAAAAAGTCAGGGAGAAAAAAAGGTCGATATTGATCAACCGATTAAGCTTTCCGGTCAGCATATCAATAGGTTTGCCGCTTTTGTTGGAAAAGAAAATGTATCTTCTAATGATTATTCACGAGTAAAATATGGAAGTGGGAAAACAGCTGAAGAAGCCATGAGATTAAGAAGCGGAATCACTGAGGATGTAGCGGATCTGGTGCTGCATCCTCGCCGCAAAGAAGATGTGCAAAAAATTATGACATACTCCCACCAGCACAAGATCCCGGTTCATGTTTACGGCGGGGGGTCCAGTGTCAATTTCGGGTTCAAACCGGTTAAAGGAGGCGTAATGCTGGTGATGAACACGCACATGAACCGCGTTCTTGAGTTTAATGAAACCAACCAGACCATTACCGTTGAACCGGGTATGATGGGACCGGATTATGAAAACACACTCAACCATGCGCCCAGCCTTTTTAATGCCAAAAGAAAATATACCGGCGGTCATTTTCCCCAGTCCTTTGAGCACTCTTCTGTTGGAGGCTGGATAGTCACCCTTGGTTCGGGGCAGGAGTCTTCGTATTACGGAGATATGTATGACATTGTGATCAGCCAGGAATATGTGACCCCTGCAGGAACGTTCAAAACATTAGATTATCCGGGAACCGCCACCGGACCGAAAGTCAATGACATCATGAAAGGGAGTGAGGGAGCTTACGGTATCCTGGTCGGTGCCACCTGTAAAATCTTCAGATACATGCCTGATAACAGGCAAAGGTTTGCTTTTATATTTCCATCCTGGGAGAAAACAGCCGATGCGGCACGGGAAATATCCCAGGCAGAGTTCGGTATGCCGGCCGTTTTCAGGATTTCCGATCCGGAAGAAACGGATGTGGCACTAAAACTTTATGGTGTCGAAGGTACTGTCATCGACAAAGTGATGCGTTTTCGCGGCTTCAAACCCAACAGGCGCTGCCTTTTTATGGGACTTGCCCAAGGTGAAAAAGGATTTGCCACCAACCTGAAGAAAAAGGTGAAGTCAATCTGCAACAGCAGGGGGGCCATGTATATCACCGGATATCCTGTTAAAAAATGGGAACACGGAAGATACACGGATCCTTATATGAGAGAGGATTTAAATGATTTCGGCATCATGATAGATACCCTGGAATCGGCCGTAACATGGGATAACCTGTACAACCTGTATCAGGGCGTAAGGGGTTTTGTAAAACAACGTCCCCATACCTTATTAATGACCCACGGATCCCATTTTTATCCCCAGGGAACGAATCTTTATTTTATATTCATCGCAAAAATGGATGATCTAAAAGAATATAAAAAATTTCATACAGGTATTATTGAACAGATAGTAAAGCACGGTGGATCACTGAGCCATCACCACGGAGTCGGCAGGATGTTTGCACCGTGGATGCAAGAGCATCTGGGAAAGGTCCAGATGGATGTTTTGCGCTGCCTTAAAAAACACTTCGATCCCCATCACATCATGAACCCCGGCGGGACTCTGGGTCTGGACTTATGA
- a CDS encoding ORF6N domain-containing protein encodes MKTDRFPNDFMFQLAPEEHKFLRFRFGILKKGRHSKYFPYAFTEHSVVMQHIHALEDAKLAGNEKDMTMLLK; translated from the coding sequence ATGAAGACTGACCGTTTCCCAAATGATTTTATGTTTCAACTGGCACCGGAAGAGCATAAATTTTTAAGATTCCGATTTGGAATCTTAAAGAAAGGCCGACATTCAAAATACTTTCCATACGCCTTCACAGAGCATAGTGTGGTCATGCAACACATCCATGCCCTTGAAGACGCGAAACTTGCAGGCAATGAAAAAGATATGACCATGCTCTTAAAATAA
- a CDS encoding phage tail protein: MQRIDNPPTNLYEDGNPYTQKKGTIATAAWLNAIQEELAKIVEGTGLTLDENDNEQAWQALMRRFDWWRLETATVTFVDASSFKVSGNVTAIYAQHRAVKLTQTSDDKGYVVSAVYSSPDTTVTVTGCTVDSGLTAVEYGQEVENKPYNPNTVPSGAEVLWSDDTPPPGWFEEDGALYVMTTYEALFDILGVKYGKNTGTVFTADYTTNTLTSAGHGRSDNDIITLSNSGGALPAGLAADTKYFIVNAATDTFQVSTTQGGSPVNFTDNGTGTHSFHIQFKVPDMRGEFPRGWDHTAGNDPDSASRTDRGDGTTGDNIGTKQMDEFKSHTHNFNKYVVEGSGAFGSGATYQGPSASTATGGNETRGRNVNKMFIIKY; the protein is encoded by the coding sequence ATGCAGAGAATTGATAATCCGCCAACCAACCTGTACGAAGACGGCAACCCTTACACACAGAAAAAGGGTACCATAGCCACGGCCGCATGGCTGAACGCCATCCAGGAGGAGCTGGCTAAAATAGTCGAAGGGACCGGCCTGACCCTGGACGAAAATGACAACGAACAGGCATGGCAAGCGCTGATGCGCCGCTTCGACTGGTGGCGCCTGGAGACGGCCACGGTGACCTTTGTCGATGCATCATCGTTTAAGGTGTCGGGAAATGTCACCGCCATCTATGCGCAACACCGGGCAGTGAAACTGACCCAGACCTCGGATGATAAGGGCTATGTGGTAAGCGCCGTTTACAGCTCACCGGACACCACGGTCACCGTGACCGGCTGCACCGTCGATTCCGGGCTGACGGCGGTGGAATACGGCCAGGAAGTGGAAAACAAGCCGTATAATCCCAATACCGTACCGAGCGGTGCCGAAGTGTTGTGGTCCGACGATACTCCGCCGCCGGGGTGGTTCGAAGAGGACGGCGCGCTATATGTGATGACCACCTATGAGGCGCTTTTCGATATACTTGGCGTAAAATACGGAAAAAATACCGGAACCGTGTTTACCGCCGATTACACGACCAACACCCTCACCTCTGCAGGGCACGGGCGCAGTGATAATGATATCATTACCCTGTCCAATTCCGGTGGGGCGCTTCCGGCAGGATTGGCAGCAGACACGAAATATTTTATCGTCAATGCGGCGACCGACACCTTTCAGGTTTCCACCACCCAGGGCGGGTCCCCGGTTAATTTCACCGACAACGGCACCGGCACACACTCATTTCATATCCAGTTTAAGGTGCCGGATATGCGCGGCGAATTTCCCAGAGGCTGGGATCACACAGCCGGAAACGACCCGGATTCGGCCAGCCGTACCGACAGAGGCGATGGAACCACCGGAGATAATATCGGGACAAAACAGATGGATGAATTTAAATCGCATACTCATAACTTTAACAAGTATGTTGTTGAGGGTAGTGGTGCTTTTGGTTCTGGGGCAACATATCAAGGTCCGTCTGCCTCAACAGCCACTGGCGGCAACGAAACTCGCGGACGCAACGTCAACAAGATGTTCATCATTAAATATTAA
- a CDS encoding type II toxin-antitoxin system death-on-curing family toxin, which yields MGFIYPTLEQAIEIHQKTVEVSGGGTMGKLDMGRLESVLCHIQNVDYYPSFEDKLTHLFFGACKFHCFEDGNKRIAISLGAQFLLLNGYVFVTRRFIREMENISYHVATGKIDKDLLKEVICAVIEDDMNREGLKMKILMAISE from the coding sequence ATGGGATTTATTTACCCTACGCTTGAACAAGCCATTGAAATACATCAGAAAACCGTTGAGGTCAGCGGTGGCGGAACAATGGGAAAATTGGATATGGGAAGGCTCGAAAGTGTCCTTTGCCATATCCAAAACGTTGACTACTATCCGTCTTTTGAAGACAAACTGACCCATCTCTTTTTCGGCGCCTGTAAATTCCATTGTTTTGAGGACGGAAACAAACGGATCGCTATTTCATTGGGTGCCCAATTTTTATTGCTGAACGGTTATGTTTTCGTTACCAGGCGGTTTATCCGTGAAATGGAAAATATCAGCTATCATGTCGCAACTGGAAAAATTGATAAAGACCTGCTCAAAGAGGTTATCTGCGCTGTCATTGAAGATGATATGAATCGTGAAGGATTGAAAATGAAGATATTAATGGCAATTTCAGAATAA
- a CDS encoding XRE family transcriptional regulator gives MENKLEFIGRNIRYLRRERGWTLAGLASRAKMSEVPLGRIERGVNAPSAAAIYNLSKALDVSVDILFSEEHESLRLHRFEDEKKPFLISTDTEDIFSPKLKSMAKDIIEGFCALEDICTAQKRAKIPLFIPFDTDEHGMEILSLTVRRYMGIEYGIVFDYFELFESQGFRVIAVPMPKALDGFSYYDPVNQNAFFFLNTKKNPERQLFRLAYELGNILITTAAIQRNETFAENTNQKTSNKKPFTAHRAARRFAATFLMPSGAVVDTVRQLGIQRKQWSYELLLRIKHRFGVSTEAFLYRLDELGLIHPSSLKPLKHKITDHYKKTDYGEPDFSRRLLTPNGRLWDLVLTGKEFKQGRKEVLEIEKLFEKWKVVKK, from the coding sequence ATGGAAAACAAACTTGAATTTATCGGTAGAAATATACGGTATTTAAGACGTGAACGAGGCTGGACTCTTGCCGGACTTGCATCCAGGGCAAAAATGAGCGAAGTGCCTCTTGGCAGAATTGAAAGAGGCGTTAACGCCCCGTCTGCAGCCGCCATTTACAACCTGTCAAAGGCCCTCGATGTTTCTGTCGATATTCTTTTTTCCGAAGAACATGAATCTCTCCGACTCCACCGGTTCGAGGATGAAAAAAAGCCTTTCCTGATTTCCACAGACACGGAAGATATTTTCTCTCCGAAGCTCAAATCCATGGCAAAAGACATTATCGAGGGATTTTGTGCTTTGGAAGATATTTGTACCGCACAAAAACGTGCAAAAATACCTCTTTTTATCCCCTTTGACACAGACGAACACGGAATGGAAATTCTTTCACTGACTGTCCGCAGGTACATGGGGATTGAGTACGGAATTGTATTTGACTATTTCGAACTGTTTGAAAGCCAGGGATTCCGCGTTATTGCCGTTCCCATGCCCAAAGCTTTAGACGGTTTTTCTTATTACGACCCTGTCAACCAGAATGCGTTCTTTTTTCTTAACACTAAAAAAAATCCCGAAAGGCAGCTTTTTAGACTGGCTTATGAGCTCGGCAATATCCTGATCACCACAGCCGCAATACAAAGAAATGAAACCTTTGCAGAAAACACCAATCAAAAGACTTCTAATAAAAAGCCGTTCACAGCCCATCGAGCAGCGAGGCGTTTTGCCGCAACATTTCTCATGCCTTCAGGTGCTGTCGTCGACACGGTTCGGCAACTTGGCATACAAAGAAAACAATGGTCTTATGAACTTCTTCTTCGCATCAAGCATCGCTTTGGTGTTTCCACCGAAGCATTTCTGTACAGGCTTGATGAACTGGGTCTGATTCATCCATCTTCACTAAAGCCTCTTAAGCATAAAATTACCGATCATTACAAAAAAACTGACTACGGCGAGCCCGACTTCTCAAGACGCCTGCTAACCCCCAACGGTCGCCTGTGGGACCTGGTGTTGACCGGCAAAGAATTCAAACAGGGACGAAAAGAAGTGTTGGAAATAGAAAAGCTGTTTGAAAAATGGAAGGTGGTTAAAAAATGA